Part of the Oryzias melastigma strain HK-1 linkage group LG24, ASM292280v2, whole genome shotgun sequence genome, atattttagtaacttaaaaacaaatcagtgttttatttttaaagggtgaaaTTCATCTTTGTGGCTCCAgttgggttgtggtcagtgagtttaagtgttgaaggctgcagaccccGGACATAACCAACTTTGCTCTAAATGGTTTTAACCACTGATAACCACACCAAAGCAGGGGGCCTCATCGGTTTCTCTAAATTCCTTCACCTTAGATTTTAAGATTACTCCACACCACAAACAAATATCTCAAATTTCTGTTCTAAAAAGTTCCCCCTTGATTGTCGTACCGTTCACCATGTACTCAGTCACGATGAGGATCGGCTCCTTGGTGACCACGGCGTGCAGTCGCACCAGCCGGTCgtgctgcagctgcttcatCAGATTTGCTTCCTGCAGAAAAGCTTCAGGCTCCATCGTGCCTTCCTTCAAAGTCTTGATCGCGACCTTTTGGGTGTTCTTGTAGAACCCTGTAAGACACCATCAATCGTTTCCAACTTGTTTCCAAATGTCACCTGATGTGACGTATATCTTACCCATCCAAACTTCTCCAAACTGCCCAGCGCCCAGTTTCTTGATCATCTTTAATGTCTCACGGGGAATCTCCCACTCATCGTGGGCCCAGGGCTGCTGGGGGGCCTTGGGCTTACAAGGAGTGCTCAACCTCTGACATAACCCGTCTGCTGTGCCTGCACACAGAAATAGCAtttaaggttaaataaaatataacttcTCTCACGATTCTTTGTAATTGGGGCTCATGAGTGGTCACGTGAGTGGAAAACTACCACTTTCACacaggaaatgcaaaaaaaaaaaaagatcaaaagggTTTCAATTGCAATTGTACGTGTCAAAACAATTGGGTCGCTAACGCAGACTGTGTATTTCTGTGCTGACTTTATACTCACGGCTGTAGTATTTGACCAGTTCGTGGAGCGAATCAAAGGTTGTGGAGGGGGAGATGTAAAATCCACCTTTATCCAGACAACGGATTTTGTAGTGTTTTACCATGTCTCCTTCTTCTTGATCCAGATCTCGGATGGACAGTGAGTAGGACCCTAAAGGCACACACAGACTTTAAGTATCAAATCATTTTATGTTCTTAAACTTTCTGCCTTACCTTTAGAAGTCTCACTCTCCCGAACTAAAAAGGTGCCTGGTTTATATCCAGGAGCTAAAAGCAGTCGCTCCGTCTCCCTCCTACTCACATCCTTGAAAAACCACCTGTCAGAGGGACAATTTAGCCCATAATCCATCgttgagttttattttcagtgtttaatTCTTACTTCTCCACCTCCAGCGATTCAGCTCGAGCAACATAATTGGATGGGATGTAGCCCTCGTCCCCGGTGCTGATTGACTTAGCCAGGCACCATTCTCCTCTCCTGCAAGCAAGACGGCTCCTTTTTTGACACTGAGCTGAAAAAACTCGGATGCAGCAAAAAAGAGTGCACCTACTCTTGCAAAATGTTGAGTTTGTCTCCCTTTCTGAAGGACAGATCGCTTCCGTTTGTGGCTTTGAAATCATGTTGGGCCACAAACACGTcatctgcaataaaaaaattaaaaaaaaatctgaattatttacttttgagcttttttctcTTCCTATTAGCAGCTTTACATTTACACTGCATCCTGTTTAAACTCTGCTGTGATGTTATAAGGACTCGCTAGTGTTTACAGTCTTATCTGAGCCCCAGAAGAGAAGAGAGGAAATTCAGAGATTTCAATCGCTAAAATTTGCCTCCTTTTTCTGCGAGTAATTATTGTTTAGTGACATACAGAAGCGAAGCTTTGCAGCAAAAAGGGTCTCTGTGTGACACGCCAACCCTCTATCCACTCATCTCTTACCTTCCTCACGTTTTAGGCCCAATAAGAATAAAcaataacagtaaaaatattaataaaaataatgttaagcCTCGAATACATAAAAGGTTTAAAGTAAATATGTACAAATTACCTTTATTTGAAGAAGTATTTCCGCGTTGGGCCTAAAAGACACaagtgtttttgtctctttagtTACAACATTtactttctaaataaaatattgtttcataCTTACTGTGTTGTTAGATGAATGTGACTGActgttgggttttattttgtagaaaccGCCACGTTTTGCTTGTTTCTGGCCACTGCAAGCGCAGCCCATCCTGGGTATACAGGAGAACCTCGGCAGCAACCAGCCACATTTACTGGGAAATACATTagattaactgtatttttatatttttaaaatacaaaattgtaacattttagaGGATATCTTGCTTTTACCTGataacagatatttttttgttttcagtcctCACCCCTCCCAGATCCGATTCTGTCCTTAAACTCCATTCCAGAAACTATAACATGAACCAAACACATTCAAAAGTCTCTttggattcatttttctttgtaaaatgttcaattaAAGACACAAGCTGATCCTGAAAATTGAAACCATAAAATGCACAAGTTGCTCGATAAGTCTCGGCCTAACAGAAAGaagctgaaaaagaagaaggaaataaaactaaaaatagctGATGGAGTGAATAATTCTCTGTATTTGCATGAGGAAGCGCAGCGCAAACATTTCTAGgagtttctattatttttaaaatgttttccgctaaacacaaaaatctaaaaaaaaactttttttattaaacaacataattgagaaattacatttgagcAGATTTTTATGTCCTTGTAGGATTTTTTAGATACtttgttaagtttttttcaattacaatCAAAATAAGAGATAAAGCTGATCAACACTTGAGCGCGTAAAATTAGTCCTCCACTTCTGCTTCATTAATACATTACGTTAATTATAAATTACAACATCTCAAATGTagcttttgtgcttttattttgaaaattaaacatattttaaaagtcatttcGACTGCAAAAAGTTACAATATTGATCTAAAACGTTTTTAAATTCAGCCAAAAATCACTTATATACAACTTAgctttgtcaatttaaaaaattcacataatatcaaataaaaaagaatggaTCTCAAATTGAAGGTCATAATTAAAGCAAATAGTTACCTTCTTGTCCTGACTCGTTCAGATTAAGGCAGGATGCAAAATGTTTCTTCGTGAAGCCAAACTGTCTGTCAGCGAGCCACTTTCATTGTGGTTTGGAAAGTTTCTCTGTCAGAGCAGCTCTCtcccccctcacacacacccCAACACACAAAGTAGAGGCCAGGCCTCCCTTAAGGGACTGCAGTGCACAGAGCAAACTGAAAATTGGTGTGGTTAGTCGTCTGACTTTAGCAGTTCACTTCCCTGCCCTTTCATGTCACATCATCTGACACAACAGCACTGAGATAATCAGCTGATTCCtctcacatttcacatttaatCTCGAAAATGAGATACGAGAGTCACGCAAAAATTAATGACCGGACACtattgtgagcaaaaacttgtCCTTTTTGCAATTTTCTACACTTTCTTTTGTCATGTTGTGAGCCCACCCAATGACACAATTGTGTTGTTCTtgctgtatgtgtgtgtttgatacATTGTAGGTGTGGTTCTGTAAAAGAACATGACATACTTCTCTGTTCCTGAAGTGGTCTGTTGTGTGTCTATCTCAACAAAACATCTCAGCTCAGTTAAACGCCATGTCTGCAGTACAACACTTCTGCCACTAGAGGGACTGCAAACAGCTGAAACAACAGAACACAGATCTTCATGGAGTGGGATTATGTCATCAACTAGAtcacatttctttctttatattattttttttttggaaatttcAATATGCAAAAATGattgcaattatttttcttttatttgataaaactatatttgaaaaaaaaaataaatgcaaatttgtagACTGTTTAAACGTTCTATTTCTCAACATATCTActtactgtaaatgtattaaaattaacCAAACATGACAAAGTTAGgaagtttttaatatataaatctAAAACTAAGAGGATTCAGTTCATGTTGTTCCTCAGTTTTGACACTAGAGGGTGTAAGAGGTCATCTTTATCAACTTttctaaattatattttcttggGTTTTTAACCGCAAATTGTTATTTTACTATCAGTGACGCATTTTTTATTGTAGCCTCATGTAGATAATTCAAGaatttctgattttgttttcttagccTCTTTCTTTGCAGCTGCAACATGCAACTAGTGCACATGCAAAGTCTGTTGCATCTGGGTGGAAACAAAAGCCTTGCAGACTCATGTGTGGTCAATCCCTCAAAGTCTGACAATGCTTTGGTTTTGACACCATACAATACAGTTAATCAGGTCTTTCCTTTTCTCACCGCACCGCTCTGCAGTAGGGAAGTCACCTCACTGCAGAGCATTTCACACAAAGACGCCCTTGAATTACCTGattgttatagttttttttcaccaGCACTTTTCGTATGATTGCTATCAAGAAAGAATCAAAGAGTCTTGTGGAATATATATCCTTCACGTATACTGTAGGTGTGGGGAACAATAAATCTTACAGCACCGGAAGTGTTTGTTTCCTATGGGGGGCTCTATACAACACGTAACGTGGGGATATTACTCTCTGGGCAACACTTCACAGGTTTTTGTTTGGACCACCTGTGTTGTGTGTGGGGACCTCtctgtgcaaacacacacacaggctgcAGGTGCATGGTCAGTGTTATTGAGTGCGTCCTGGTTACTAACTCTTTATGCTCCTTTCTTCCAGTTTTCCATCAAGCCCTTGTTTTCTTCCCAGGGCTCGGCGGATGCTTGTGTACAGCTCTGCTGGGGTCCCCAGACATTGCATCCTGCCTGCAGAAGGGTCATAAGTGGCCCCACAGGATAACCTAAACAACAGTGGGAAAGAAAGAGAGCGCGGGTCTCCTCTGGTAATGTAGTTCTGACCACCTCTGTGCCAAAGGCGTACACGCTGCCAATAGAGCTGCTCTCAGTTCCTATTATTAATGTGAGTGTGCGACCAAAAACGTCTGCACGTGTGAACCTTTTGTTTCAAATCAAGTGTTTgttcatcaaaaaaataaaaaaaagagaattgaCAGCCTTATATTCATtattacacacacactttctcatTTTTGATCCCTCAGTGTAACACAAGAGGCCCCTCTTCAacttcctgtcactgtgggaaCCATTTCTATCGTTTGTCACACATGAAGAGAAGGTTTTGCTATTACATTTGCCATAATAGGACCAAGCGACTGTCAATAAACAAGGAACAATCGAGTCTGCTTCAGTGCCCCGCATGCTTATAGGCCTAAAGAACAgacgatttttttcttttttgatcagagaaactaaacaaaaattagATTCTAGTCATTTCTGGAACTCACAATTAACTAAAATTTAGAATAGATTTATTAGTCATTGTCACATGTACAGCAAAATTTAAAGTGCTCACTGGTCAGTGCTTCATTTATACTGTTCCTATAagattaaaatcataattaaaatagattaaggataaaataaaaataaattaaagaatacGATAAAATATGTACATAAATAGTCATAAcgcaaaaaaatagaaataaaatgagcaataaataaaagtcataaaaacgttagcataccTACAGAcaatcaaacacacacattctctGTCATTAAAGTGCATTTGATTTAATAGCAGCATTGAGAATGCTGATTGCAgttggataaaaactgtttttgaatctgTTTGTACTTGCGTTGAATTGTCTGTAACGTCTGCCCGATGGCAGCAATTCAATCCCCCCCTAAAGTCCcccaatgacaattttttttattaaagaaaaacattcccatttgtgttttaactatgattatagagtttttaaccaaaatcctacaacctaaatgtcttaaaaagccatttttcatgttgatctgaagactcaatttccaaaatctcctccgAGGGGGCGTGCcttttggtgctgagctgagtagctccgcctcTGATCCCTCCTGTCTAATAATGACAACTCTGTGTCTGGCTAGTTTAAatacgagccgcttttctccttcagaatctgctggaattacgttgattgtgttaacaattaaaaaaaaaatacagtaaattaaagaacataaatagCGAACCAAACCAATATTTTCAacactgtttgtatttttgtttcacatGAAATAACATCTTAGCtccaaaaactggattttagCTTGAGGAGCCTTAATCAACCCGGTCGGAGCAAGTGTCTGCAGCTGCTCCAGCAGTGGCAAGTTGCTCTGAGGTAAACAGGGTGGCGGGAAAACCCCTCGTTATTGTGCTCCGGATGACGTCCCTCACTCTTCCAGTGTTTACGGTGGAAATCACTGCCAACAGCCAAAGAGCAGGTGCTTCCTCGACATTCCTTTTGCCTTCCAGAAGATTGGATTACATTAAGATTACAATTAATCATAAGAAGTCATTTTCCATCCATTTCCTGATTGCACAAAAAAGTAATCAAAGGTGTGTAGGTGTGCCAGCTTGTTAAAGCATGAATTTATCACTCTAAAAGCACATCTTAAGCATTATTATCATGATTGCTTGTTTGTGAACATCTCATTGGAATGTGAGCAATAAATAAAGGATTGTACCTTTtattgctgaaaaaataaaagcatcgaTTGTTGGATGGCAGCCTctctaaacaggaagtgaccttTCACTGATGACACAAGATTTAGAGAGCAAGATAATAAACGTATCCCTAAATTGAGAGataattaatatattaattttgaaaaatcctCAAGACAAactcatataaatatatattttaaattatttatgctttacagagcagtctttttttattggacCAGGTGTTGCTCAATGCTGTCTCTTGAGCAACATATGTTTTGCAATAGTTAAGATTCCTCAGAAGGTGTTTTCAGACAATGAACAATGCAACAGAAATACTGAGGCTTAGTGTATTTATCCCAGTGTTTGGCTGTTTCGTCTGTCTGGCCTTAAACTTCTAACACCTTTCTGCAAATGAGTCATTTCTACAGGTGTCTTGTGAGAAGACACAGGAAGGGTTTGTAGAATGTccacaaaacaatatttacatCTATTAGCAAAAACACAAGGTGTAACGTTATGTCAAAAGGAAGAaagtaaacattattttaacattttactttactttaagtATTTGCTCATATCAGTATATGTATGTATgctttataaatgtatattgttaatatattactttaattttagtacttattatgaaataaaaatctgtaagcaaacatgtaaatattaattttggtATGTTTAGATGCAGGGAAATTAATTtatacatacaaatatataaGAATATATCTACTAAATGaacgtattttatttttttgtttttattgtttttagttttgttttaaataaacaaatatcaaATGAAATCCTAAACTTTTTACACTTTAGTTACCCTTAATTAGGTGTgaagttttaatgaaaaaacttGATGACATAACTATTAAATATTACTGAAGATGTCAAGATGAAGTTATATTTCTATGTCTTAAAACAAACCATTTAGCTTGGGTTTTTAGATGGAAAATACAGAAAGAAGATACAGAAAGGGAGGGGGTTTGCCTAAAAGGGATGAGTAATGATTTAATTCATACCTATtgaggtaaataaaaaaatcctgactGGATCACTGTACTTTTATAGATGTTATACCATTGTGGTAAACAGCTGCTGATTCTATTGTAaccaataaatatattttttaataattttttttcagttttaattttaagatgGCTCTAatccatatattttttaaaaggttgtagaaagaaaaaaaccaacACCTGAttagtttttctgtgttttatgtgataaaaacacttttccagTCTCAAAAATATGTACAAACATCTCTTTATTTACCTTTAACAGGACAAACTGTTTATGCGTCTCAGTGAAACCACACTTATCATTGCCATACATAGCAATTGTGTCAACAAGACTGACACATACatcaattaaattcaaatacTTTTACAGAACCAGTTCTTTTGGTGACTAATTTACATTCAGATCAAAACACTGAATCTGTTGCACAAATATTAATGGAGACAATGGAACGTTCTAAAAcacagaacttttattttgaaaagaatttaTATTGTGGTAGGTTCAGATAGACTGTAAACCAAAAGCTACAGCTGTCGTAAACTGACCAATCTTACCAACTGTTATGATTTTATCTgtggtattttttaaagcataaaaataataagttgaCCAACtatcatttaaacaaaactaagaGTCTTCAGACGAGTTAAATAAATagtgataaataaaatataccgTTCATTCTacaaacacacagcagcatGAATAGTTTAATTGcacaaaattaatttcaaaaagaTTCTATTGGTTCTTAAATGGTTGagaattatatttaaattacatcaataacaacaaataatacatttaagatCTAAACTATGAAGTATGCACACATTCAAGTATTCAAGATTTTGTGTACTATTACAGCATTGCAACTGCTGTTGGAAAGTGCgttattctgtttgttttgtcacaAACAGTTCACAAGTGTTTCAAGTAAAACAGCAGGGTTTCGTTTCCATCCTGccatgttttctttaaacagtGCACACCTTTTCTTTGGctttttcaaaactcaaattattGCTAGCTGTTTATTTCCGCCTCAGAATCTTCAACATCTGCGTAAGCGCCATCTTCAGATTCGTCCTTCTCTTTTCTTAAAGTATCCAGCGGCTTCAACAGTGTTTCTTTCCCTCGTCTGTCAGCCTGACCCTGATTGGTTGCTTTGTTTACAGCTAAAGGTTTTAGTTCAACCTGATTGTGTTCTTCTGGTTCGTCTTCCTCTGCTTCGTCCTCTTCGTCGGCGGAATTTCCCTCATCTCCACTCCAGTCGTCGTTACCCGTCTCGGTTTCTTCCTCTTTGTCAAGAGCgtcatctgtgtttttttctttgtcacaacTATTACAATCTTTGCTTTCAGGTTTCCTAACATCTTCATTAAGTTCCTGTCCCACAGCTGATTCCTCTGCGGTAAACGTTTGGACTTCCGTCTCTTCTCCAGTCCTTGTATCTTCCACACCGGATTTATCTATACTCTCGTTCTTCGTCACATCTCCAGACTCCTCGTCTAGAACTCCATGTTCTCGCTCTGTAACTTCCTCAAGTTCGTTGGCACTGCTATCTGCAGGTTTATCCGAAGATTctgtctcctcctgctcctcgtTCTTACTGGAGGTCTCATTTTCATCACTAGCCTCCTCCAGAATCTCATCTACGACCGGATTTTTGGGCTCGATCTCCGAATCGTCTTCCGACTCTGCAACTTTTGACTCATCTTGTCCTGTTGTGTCATTCGGGTCTGTTACACTAGAACCAGGTCTGCTTTCATGTGTTCCAGAGTTGTTGCTTTGTTCCTTTGACTCATCTTCACTGGAACTTTCTTCACTTACAGATTGAGGATTGTCTTTCACACCGCAGTCATCAAGTACTTCTTCATTAGATGTGTCAATTGATTTGCTATTGACTTTGTTTATGTCCTCTTCACCCGAAGTTTCCTCTTTCGGAGAGGCCTCTTCATTCTCTTCAGAATCATCCTGACTGCTTGTTGTGTCTTCTTCTACATCTTCAGATGTGATATCTACCTGGCCTACCACAGGATTTTCACCATGGTCTTCTTCACCTTCACTCTCTTTGTTAGCAGTATCCTCCCCTTGATCGTGTTCTTTGTTGATGACAGTTGAATCTTCATCAGTAGCAGTTTCGTTGTTTGCTAGGTCGGATTCATCTTCTTCGCTGTCGTTTTCGGCTCCGCTGTTGGTTTCTGGGGTTGGGGGTTCTTCTTCAGTTTTCTCCAGGTTTTTTTCAGGTTGTTCGCTCGAGAGTTCACTACACGTGGCATCACTCTCCTTTGTGGTTTCATCTTCTGTAGAATGATCTTCACTTACAACTCCAGTGTCATTTCCATCATCAGCTGTGTCCTCCACCATCACCTGTGTGTTCAGCTCAGTCTCCTCATCCTTGTTAGTCTCATCTTCGTCAGTCGCATCTTTGGATTCACTTCGACTGGTAGCAGCATCGTCTTTATCTGCAGCTGAGTCATCATCTGTCATTTTgggatcttcttcttcttctgatgaTGATTCACCCGCTGTAGATGTATTCCTATCTTCATCTGCACTGATTTCAGAAGGTTTGTCCTGTTTGATGATGCTGctttcctcctcatcttcatccttcTCTGAGTCATGTTTACTTACACTTCCTGCAGTTTCTTCTGCCCCTTCGTCCTCACCTGAGATTGCATCAGAGGTAGCATCAAGATCTTCTGCAGAGTTGGATTCACTGGCAGCAGAAGACTCTTCCTCTTCATGAACCTTCTCCATTTCCACAGGTTCCTCACTCTCAGATCCATGATCACTTGAGGCTCTCACTTCTTCCTCTTTAGCATCATCTCCAGTGGAATGTTTGTCTTCTGATGTATCACCTTCAGTCATTTCTATGTCATCTTGCTCTTTAATTAAATCATTAGCAGTTTCCAAATCCTGGTTTTCATGTGGAGAATCGTCTTCACTTGTCACCTCACGATCACTTTGCAAACCTTCTTctgattgattttctgtgacaGATCCATGCTCACTTGCTGCTAGCATATTGGTTTCTTTCACAGTCTCATCTTCACCTGCAGAATCTTTGGTTTGGAAATTGCAAACTTCATCATCTCTTGTCACCTCAGACTCATTCCCTGCAGCAACTTCATCTTCTGTTGCATCTTCAGCCGCTTCACTTGATAGTCTATGACTAGTGGCATCATCAGTAGTGTCATCGTCATTCGTGGTGGAATTAGAATCTCCAGCTGATTCTTCTATACCACCatcctcttcttcatcatcaACCCTCCTTGCTTCCACAGCTGCATCCCTGTCTGTTTCATCAAAGTCTTCAACAACTCCATCTCTCTCCGATTCATGTTCACTTGAGGCTGCCGTTGATgcctctgcttcttcttctgctgtagTTGCTATAGACGCTTCCTTTAAGAGTTTAGGTTCTTTAACGACACATGCTTCAGTTTCAGTCAATTCTTCCTCCTGACTCCCATCTGTCGCCAAttcctcatctgctgctgtttctgcaCCAGCCTCCTTTAGTGCATCTTCATCACCTGAAGCTTCATCTTCATCCGAGTCTTGAGTCTCTCCTTCCAATGTGGtttcttttgcagtttttgcagcttctctttcatcCTCTGTACTGTCCTCCTCCGTAACTAGAGGTGTATTCTTTCCTTCATGTTTTGTCAAAGATTCCATACTTTTACTGTCATCTTCCTTTTCGTCTTCTTTATATGGAGAAGTATTATCTGTACAGCGATCCACTTTCTCCCTCTCTACTTCTTTCACTGCTGCAACAACAATGTTTTCTACAAGTGCTACTGCTACCCTGGCTTCATCACCTGAATGTGCCGCATTTGTAGCTTCCACCGTTAGAGAAGCCTCCGAGTTCATACTTGTCTTTATGCACGTTTCACACGGACAGGACTCATCTATGTTTTCACTGCGCTGGTCACTGTAAGACGTTCCTGTTGTGGAATCgtcacttttttcttcttgtgaTCCCGCGGAGTGTTGGAGACTCTTCTTCAGCTTCTGTTTCCTCTCCTTTGCTTGGCCTGTTGAATCATGGGACCTCGTGTCATTGGGAGGTCTCGGAAGGCCTACACTGTCTTGAATTTTTCTTACTTCTCTGTTAATGCTTTTTTGGATCCTTCTTTCAATCTCGACTTTTAGCTCATTTATAAATTCATCAAGTTGATCATTATCCGCCAGATTCCATCGACCCTTGAACTCTTTCATTGCACGGACATAGTGTACCATaaactgtttttctattttagtcAGTAAGCTCAAGACCCATACAGGATCTGGATTGTGggacatattttttgttaaatttgccCCTTTACTAAGGACAGGACTCTCAGCATCACGGTCTTCCTCACCCTTAGGTTCAGTCTCTTGTAACAGCTTTTGGCTGGTGGTGCTGGAGGTTCCTGAACTCTCATTTGAAGACGGTGTTTCGGGTGTCTCCCTTGGACTATCGTTGTACCTGATGGCATCATTTGTTTCTGGACGATCTCCCTCCAATTTTTGCTCTTCTCTCTCAGGCTGCCACACGGCATCTTCATTTGTGTCTTTGCATACAGGGATGCTATGAAGTTGAGACACGTCTTCGTGGTTACTGTTACTACTTTTAATTCCATCGCTGCTTTTCCCAGAACCTGTGGATCCACTGTTGACATCCACTCCAGAAGATGAGGTGTGATTGTATTCATCCTCAACAAAATGGTTACCGTTTCTTGATGGTGTTTGCTCATTTTGTGAAGGATCACAAAGCCAAAGAGACTGAAGGATGTGCATTAAATCTTGgtattttttatcttgttcGTTTGCATTTTTTGGACTATGGTCTATTAACTGTAACTTCACAAGGCAATCCAAAAGACCTGTGGCAGATGTGCTCAGCTTACGTCCATACACAGGGGAGATTTCTGGTAAACTGTTGCATCTGTCAGGCTTTGGATTCAAAAGTACTCTCATGACTTGTACAgaagaatttaacatttttgaaggaTCATCTGTCGGAGGAgagcctttattgtcattgggTGTTTCTGTTCTTGCTTTGCCCTCATCGTTAGGGTCAGGATTCATCTCTCCACCCGTATCTATATCTTTTGAGGTCTCAGTTGAGGAATTGTCAGTCTTCTTATTATCCTCTGCTTCCTTACCTCCCTCTGCCGC contains:
- the blk gene encoding tyrosine-protein kinase Blk, which encodes MGCACSGQKQAKRGGFYKIKPNSQSHSSNNTAQRGNTSSNKDDVFVAQHDFKATNGSDLSFRKGDKLNILQERGEWCLAKSISTGDEGYIPSNYVARAESLEVEKWFFKDVSRRETERLLLAPGYKPGTFLVRESETSKGSYSLSIRDLDQEEGDMVKHYKIRCLDKGGFYISPSTTFDSLHELVKYYSRTADGLCQRLSTPCKPKAPQQPWAHDEWEIPRETLKMIKKLGAGQFGEVWMGFYKNTQKVAIKTLKEGTMEPEAFLQEANLMKQLQHDRLVRLHAVVTKEPILIVTEYMVNGSLLDFLKSDEGQKLKMNKLIDMSAQIAEGMAYIEKKNYIHRDLRAANILVSETLHCKIADFGLARIIETEYTAQEGAKFPIKWTAPEAINFGTFTIKSDVWSFGILLTEIITYGRIPYPGMTNPEVVMSLDKAYRMPRPDDCPVELYDIMMMCWRQRPEERPTFEFLQNILNDFFIATEGQYEMQP